One window of the Pseudarthrobacter sp. ATCC 49987 genome contains the following:
- a CDS encoding transporter substrate-binding domain-containing protein has protein sequence MFRATPKLLLVPAVALALAVGGCSSNGAANAGAAPGAVADSHLTKVLKSKTVKIAVSADSPGFGVMNSSGDREGFDIDVANALGASLGAKVEFVTATNESRIPLLQTDKADVVIATFTASDARAQVVEMSDPYAASSTVFMVPAGSPITTYADLDGKSVATSRGSVGEQILKASFPNAKVTGFNTTADSIQALKSGKVDALIENNAIVGGLVKKEPAAFQVLKGDPIKPALFSIGVKPGDQTWLNYLNNFIRNYNISGQNEASLQKWFGLSLPPFLAH, from the coding sequence TGGCGGTGGGGGGCTGTTCATCGAACGGCGCCGCTAACGCCGGCGCCGCACCAGGAGCCGTGGCGGACAGCCATCTCACGAAGGTTCTCAAATCGAAGACGGTCAAGATTGCCGTCAGTGCAGACTCCCCGGGTTTCGGGGTAATGAATTCGTCTGGGGACCGTGAGGGTTTCGACATTGACGTCGCCAACGCGCTTGGTGCCTCGCTGGGCGCAAAGGTCGAGTTCGTTACCGCCACGAACGAAAGCCGCATCCCTTTGCTGCAGACCGATAAGGCGGATGTCGTGATTGCCACTTTCACTGCTTCGGATGCGCGTGCCCAGGTAGTCGAAATGTCTGACCCGTACGCTGCCAGCTCCACGGTCTTCATGGTTCCGGCTGGAAGCCCGATCACCACCTACGCCGATTTGGACGGCAAATCGGTGGCCACCTCCAGGGGCAGCGTGGGCGAGCAGATCCTCAAGGCCAGCTTCCCCAACGCCAAAGTGACGGGGTTCAACACAACGGCCGACTCCATTCAGGCGCTCAAGAGCGGCAAGGTGGACGCTTTGATCGAAAACAACGCCATCGTTGGCGGCCTGGTGAAGAAAGAGCCTGCCGCGTTCCAGGTCCTCAAGGGCGACCCGATCAAGCCGGCACTGTTCTCGATCGGCGTTAAGCCGGGAGACCAGACGTGGCTGAACTACCTCAACAACTTCATCCGGAACTACAACATCTCCGGACAGAACGAGGCCTCGCTGCAGAAGTGGTTTGGGCTGAGCCTGCCCCCCTTCCTCGCCCACTAA
- a CDS encoding amino acid ABC transporter permease, whose translation MALYFGDLLPYSSLLLEGLWTALYITLVAMLAGSALGVVVYLGKAGPGKSVSVLCTCYIEAIRNTPLLVQLYLIYFALPGLGINLEPVWAAIIGLTLNNAAYTAEIYRAGFESVPRGLREAGKALGMKPAQIVRYIVLLPATRNVFPALTNQLILLFLASSIGSIISLPELTNAIMSVSNTTYRTIEVLAVGGLLYLGVSALMSLVSKRAETTLFRWAVGTHV comes from the coding sequence ATGGCTTTATATTTTGGAGACCTTCTCCCGTACAGCTCGCTTCTTCTGGAGGGGCTTTGGACTGCGTTGTACATCACCCTCGTGGCCATGCTGGCGGGAAGCGCGCTCGGTGTTGTCGTGTACCTGGGGAAGGCCGGACCCGGAAAATCGGTAAGCGTCCTCTGCACCTGCTACATCGAGGCCATCCGCAACACGCCTCTGCTCGTGCAGCTGTACCTGATCTACTTTGCCCTTCCCGGCCTGGGTATCAACCTCGAGCCCGTCTGGGCGGCCATTATCGGCCTCACGCTGAACAATGCCGCTTACACAGCCGAAATCTACCGCGCAGGGTTCGAATCGGTGCCCCGCGGCCTGCGTGAGGCAGGGAAAGCGCTGGGCATGAAACCCGCCCAGATCGTCCGCTACATCGTGCTGTTGCCGGCCACCCGAAACGTTTTCCCCGCACTGACCAACCAGCTCATTCTGCTGTTCTTGGCCTCGTCGATTGGATCCATCATCTCGCTCCCTGAACTGACCAACGCGATCATGAGCGTCAGCAACACCACGTACCGGACCATTGAGGTGCTTGCCGTCGGTGGGCTCCTCTACCTCGGAGTATCAGCACTGATGTCGCTGGTCTCAAAGCGGGCCGAAACGACACTGTTCCGGTGGGCGGTGGGGACGCATGTTTAG
- a CDS encoding amino acid ABC transporter permease produces the protein MFRDFEWQDLVPLAEGAWLTIQLCAVSGILGVIFGLILGIARTSPSRIARWISTIYISCVRGIPVLVIIFFVFFGIPLLFPGLEPDKFSSAVIALTCFAAAYVAEIVRGSIEAVAKGQSEAADALGLDYWRKLRYVILPQAVKIMVPPGIGFLIGLVKDSSLVTVTGLLELTHAGNVVTNLTGDPIKTFLVVAAMYFVICYSISLLGRLYEKRTGIHVDPLKLPEPAGL, from the coding sequence ATGTTTAGGGACTTCGAGTGGCAGGACCTCGTGCCCCTGGCCGAGGGGGCGTGGCTGACCATCCAGCTCTGTGCTGTGTCCGGAATACTCGGAGTGATCTTCGGCCTGATCCTCGGCATCGCCCGGACTTCCCCGAGCAGAATTGCGCGCTGGATCAGCACCATCTACATCAGCTGCGTACGCGGGATTCCCGTGCTGGTCATCATCTTCTTCGTCTTCTTCGGGATTCCGTTGCTGTTTCCGGGCCTGGAACCGGACAAGTTTTCCTCGGCCGTGATAGCGCTGACCTGCTTTGCTGCCGCCTATGTGGCTGAAATCGTGCGCGGCAGCATCGAAGCTGTCGCCAAGGGGCAGAGCGAAGCAGCCGACGCCTTGGGCCTCGACTACTGGCGGAAACTGCGGTACGTCATCCTGCCCCAGGCGGTAAAGATCATGGTTCCGCCCGGCATCGGCTTCCTCATCGGTCTGGTCAAGGACTCGTCGCTGGTTACCGTCACCGGCCTACTCGAGCTCACTCACGCGGGAAACGTTGTCACCAACCTGACTGGTGATCCCATCAAGACATTCCTGGTTGTAGCCGCCATGTATTTCGTCATTTGCTACAGCATCTCCCTGTTGGGGCGGCTGTATGAGAAAAGGACCGGGATCCACGTCGACCCCCTCAAACTCCCAGAGCCCGCGGGCCTCTAG
- a CDS encoding amino acid ABC transporter ATP-binding protein, translating into MTVIFVENLNKKFGPNHVLKGVDCHIREREVVCVIGPSGSGKSTFLRCMNGLESISSGSIVINKHRLDDAKTNINLVRQEAGMVFQHFNLFPHLKVIDNVMLAPLKVGKVSKEEARAKAEMLLAKVGLAEKMDTFPGSLSGGQMQRVAIARALAMDPKIMLFDEPTSALDPEIVGEVLAVMKDLANEGMTMVVVTHEMGFAREVADRVLFMDQGLIVEEGTPEQIFSSPRHARTQGFLSKVL; encoded by the coding sequence TTGACAGTGATTTTTGTTGAGAACCTTAATAAGAAGTTCGGACCAAACCATGTGCTTAAGGGGGTGGACTGCCACATCCGTGAGCGGGAGGTCGTGTGCGTCATTGGCCCCTCGGGTTCCGGGAAAAGCACCTTTTTGAGGTGCATGAACGGCCTGGAATCGATCAGTTCCGGCAGTATCGTCATCAACAAACACAGGCTGGACGACGCAAAAACCAACATCAACCTGGTTCGGCAGGAGGCGGGGATGGTCTTCCAACATTTCAACCTCTTCCCGCATTTGAAGGTCATCGACAACGTCATGCTTGCCCCGCTCAAAGTAGGGAAGGTTTCGAAAGAAGAAGCCCGCGCCAAGGCCGAAATGCTCCTGGCAAAGGTCGGCCTCGCAGAAAAAATGGACACCTTCCCGGGGAGCCTGTCGGGCGGCCAGATGCAGAGGGTTGCCATCGCCCGGGCGCTGGCGATGGACCCCAAAATCATGCTTTTTGACGAACCGACCTCCGCCCTCGACCCCGAGATCGTCGGCGAAGTGCTGGCGGTGATGAAGGACCTGGCCAATGAAGGTATGACCATGGTGGTCGTCACCCACGAAATGGGCTTCGCCAGGGAAGTAGCCGACCGAGTGCTTTTCATGGATCAGGGGCTGATCGTTGAGGAAGGCACACCGGAGCAGATCTTTTCCTCTCCACGGCACGCAAGAACGCAAGGTTTCCTCAGCAAAGTTCTCTAA
- a CDS encoding zinc-dependent alcohol dehydrogenase yields MTAATYNGSRTFGTIETRPAAPRPGEVQIAVSYTGLCGTDLHIFHGDMDARVSMPAIIGHEMSGVIADLGEGVTGWAVGQPVTVMPTRSCGSCPACSRGYGNICHKLDFIGIDSDGSMQSSWNVPAEVVVALPEDLALDEAALIEPTAVAVHDVRRARLVAGEFVVVIGGGPVGQLIAAVALKRGARVVLVELDPSRRALAKESGINAIDPREQNLLDLVMRETDGAGADVAFEVSGAAAGVNSAVEVLTTRGRLVMVAIHPQPKEIDLHRFFWRELEMFGARLYQREDFEEAVRLVATGSMPARRLISRIVTLHDVEQGFLALESGGAMKVLVDCRAVAGVTS; encoded by the coding sequence ATGACCGCTGCCACATACAACGGATCTCGAACCTTCGGCACCATTGAGACGCGCCCTGCCGCGCCGCGACCAGGAGAGGTTCAAATCGCGGTGTCGTATACCGGGCTTTGCGGAACCGATCTGCATATCTTCCACGGTGACATGGACGCCCGCGTCAGCATGCCGGCGATCATTGGACACGAAATGTCCGGTGTCATCGCCGACTTGGGTGAAGGCGTGACCGGGTGGGCCGTCGGCCAACCGGTAACCGTCATGCCCACCCGGTCCTGCGGTTCATGCCCGGCGTGCAGTCGTGGATATGGAAACATCTGTCACAAGCTGGACTTCATCGGCATCGACTCCGACGGCTCGATGCAGAGCTCTTGGAATGTGCCTGCGGAAGTCGTCGTCGCCTTACCCGAGGACCTTGCGCTTGACGAGGCGGCCCTTATCGAGCCAACCGCAGTGGCCGTCCACGACGTTCGTCGTGCGAGATTAGTCGCCGGCGAATTCGTCGTCGTCATCGGCGGTGGCCCGGTTGGCCAACTTATCGCGGCTGTCGCGCTGAAACGGGGCGCTCGCGTAGTGCTTGTCGAGCTGGACCCCAGCAGGCGGGCTCTCGCGAAAGAATCGGGCATCAACGCCATTGACCCGCGCGAGCAGAACCTGCTCGACCTCGTGATGCGGGAAACGGATGGAGCCGGAGCCGATGTGGCTTTCGAAGTCTCCGGCGCAGCGGCCGGCGTGAACTCCGCCGTCGAAGTGCTCACCACCCGGGGACGACTCGTCATGGTGGCGATTCATCCTCAGCCCAAGGAGATTGACCTGCACCGATTCTTCTGGCGGGAGCTGGAAATGTTCGGTGCACGGCTGTACCAGCGCGAAGATTTCGAGGAGGCAGTGAGGCTTGTGGCCACCGGCTCGATGCCGGCAAGACGTCTGATCTCGCGGATCGTTACCCTGCACGACGTCGAACAAGGTTTCCTGGCGCTGGAGTCCGGCGGCGCGATGAAAGTCCTTGTCGACTGCCGTGCTGTTGCCGGGGTCACTTCATGA
- a CDS encoding SDR family NAD(P)-dependent oxidoreductase, with product MSVGGLFDLTGQTAVVTGARRGIGLAMAVALAEAGADIIGVSANLESEGSIVAQRVTDLGRRFTGIRADFADREAVRGLTDDLIAGGPIDILVNNGGTIARMPAAEHPDDMWDQVIEVNLSTQFMLSREIGKTMIERGSGKIIFTASLLSFQGGINVPGYTASKAGIAGLTKALANEWAPRGINVNAVAPGYIATDNTQALQDDPVRERGIIERIPAGRWGRPDDLAGATVSSPPGPRTT from the coding sequence ATGAGCGTTGGCGGACTCTTCGACCTCACCGGACAGACTGCCGTCGTCACTGGAGCACGGCGGGGTATTGGCCTTGCCATGGCTGTGGCCCTGGCCGAGGCGGGAGCGGACATCATCGGGGTGTCGGCCAATCTCGAGTCCGAAGGCAGCATCGTCGCGCAGCGTGTTACGGATCTTGGGCGCCGGTTCACTGGTATTCGCGCGGACTTTGCCGACCGTGAAGCCGTACGCGGACTCACGGACGACCTGATCGCTGGGGGACCGATCGACATCCTTGTCAACAACGGCGGCACGATTGCCCGGATGCCGGCAGCGGAGCACCCAGACGACATGTGGGATCAAGTCATCGAAGTGAACCTCTCCACTCAGTTCATGCTGAGCAGGGAAATCGGCAAGACAATGATCGAGCGGGGCAGCGGGAAGATCATCTTCACGGCCTCACTACTCAGTTTCCAAGGCGGCATTAACGTACCGGGGTACACCGCGTCCAAGGCTGGCATCGCCGGTCTGACCAAAGCTCTGGCCAACGAGTGGGCGCCCAGGGGCATCAACGTCAATGCGGTTGCGCCCGGCTACATTGCCACCGATAACACCCAGGCGTTGCAGGATGATCCTGTCCGCGAAAGGGGCATCATCGAGCGAATTCCCGCTGGTAGGTGGGGGCGCCCCGACGACCTCGCCGGCGCAACGGTTTCCTCGCCTCCCGGGCCTCGGACTACGTAA
- a CDS encoding bifunctional 4-hydroxy-2-oxoglutarate aldolase/2-dehydro-3-deoxy-phosphogluconate aldolase yields the protein MSSIPIPAVASRPAPSQILLDTRVIAVMRASHASAYAPAIEALLKGGVLSVELTLSTPGVFEELPRLQQCFGVSAEFGVGTITTVAEALRAIEAGAKYLVTPLTNKAIIAAAVEHGVAVYPGGLTPTELFAGWSAGATAVKVFPASVVGAGYVSMLRGPFPDIELVPSGGVGITDAAAWISAGALAVSLGGPLIGDAFHGGDRKQLTERAVRLRGLVDEARGAK from the coding sequence TTGTCCTCAATCCCAATCCCTGCCGTTGCAAGCCGTCCCGCGCCATCGCAGATCCTGCTCGATACCCGGGTGATTGCCGTCATGCGGGCATCCCACGCCAGCGCCTACGCGCCGGCCATTGAAGCACTTCTCAAGGGCGGCGTGCTCAGTGTCGAACTGACTTTGAGCACGCCCGGAGTCTTCGAAGAACTTCCGCGGCTTCAGCAGTGTTTCGGCGTTAGTGCCGAATTCGGGGTGGGGACTATCACCACCGTTGCCGAGGCGCTACGGGCAATCGAGGCAGGGGCGAAGTACCTCGTAACTCCGCTGACAAATAAGGCCATCATCGCGGCCGCCGTCGAACATGGGGTTGCCGTCTACCCGGGCGGCCTGACGCCGACGGAGTTGTTCGCCGGCTGGTCGGCCGGAGCTACCGCCGTCAAAGTCTTCCCCGCGTCGGTGGTTGGGGCGGGCTACGTTTCTATGCTCCGCGGCCCGTTTCCCGACATCGAACTCGTTCCGTCGGGAGGAGTGGGCATCACCGACGCCGCAGCGTGGATCAGCGCTGGAGCACTCGCCGTCAGTCTGGGTGGACCGTTGATCGGCGATGCCTTCCACGGCGGAGATCGGAAGCAGCTCACCGAACGCGCCGTGCGGCTGCGCGGCCTTGTCGACGAGGCGCGGGGGGCGAAGTGA
- a CDS encoding sugar kinase: MGETMALLTAEHPGPLAHVSTMGLGIGGSESNVAIGVQRLGGNAVWCGRVGADSLGQLVAREIRAEGVTVRITEDPAAPTGLMLKERRTLSTQKVSYYRAGSAGSRISPSDLDRLLINGASILHVSGITPALSGSAAATVREAMELAGENGVTVSFDLNYRANLWTADAAGHSYRALIPLADVVFAGGDEAALAVGNAESPAEMAERMAAMGPAQAIIKLGSEGAVAFIDGELFHQGAMPIKPVDTVGAGDAFVAGYLTELMAGSAPAQRLELAAKTGAFACLAYGDWEGLPRRAELGLLQQNEPVTR; encoded by the coding sequence ATGGGGGAGACGATGGCGCTCCTCACGGCAGAGCATCCGGGACCGCTGGCCCACGTCTCGACAATGGGCCTTGGCATCGGTGGCTCCGAATCGAACGTGGCCATCGGCGTGCAGCGGCTCGGGGGGAATGCCGTATGGTGCGGGCGGGTGGGCGCCGATTCCCTCGGGCAGCTCGTTGCACGTGAGATACGGGCGGAGGGAGTTACGGTTCGGATTACGGAGGACCCAGCAGCCCCGACCGGTCTTATGCTGAAGGAACGCCGCACTTTGTCGACGCAAAAGGTGAGCTATTACCGCGCCGGCAGCGCCGGCTCACGCATCTCACCCTCAGACCTTGACCGGCTCCTGATCAATGGCGCCTCAATCTTGCACGTCAGCGGCATAACGCCGGCACTGTCCGGATCCGCTGCGGCAACGGTCCGAGAGGCCATGGAGTTGGCGGGGGAAAACGGGGTGACTGTCTCGTTCGACCTCAACTATCGGGCCAACCTCTGGACTGCGGACGCCGCCGGCCATTCCTACCGCGCGCTGATTCCCCTGGCCGACGTCGTCTTTGCCGGCGGCGACGAAGCAGCCCTGGCGGTCGGGAATGCGGAAAGCCCGGCTGAAATGGCAGAGCGCATGGCTGCCATGGGCCCAGCCCAGGCAATAATCAAGCTGGGCAGTGAGGGGGCCGTCGCTTTCATTGACGGTGAACTATTCCACCAGGGCGCCATGCCAATCAAGCCTGTGGATACCGTTGGCGCGGGTGACGCGTTCGTCGCCGGCTACCTGACGGAACTCATGGCCGGCAGCGCCCCGGCACAACGACTTGAGCTCGCCGCCAAGACCGGAGCTTTTGCCTGTCTTGCCTATGGCGATTGGGAAGGGCTCCCGCGGCGGGCGGAACTTGGCCTTCTGCAACAAAACGAACCAGTGACGCGATAA
- a CDS encoding FAD/NAD(P)-binding oxidoreductase codes for MPQGAAWLKDAATDIDPERRSVALASGGSVTYDYLVVSPGIQLDWEPGMFGVKVFADELERVVAKYGVELRFNSEMTAATCGCSSASGFRLCIGT; via the coding sequence ATGCCCCAAGGGGCCGCCTGGCTTAAGGACGCCGCAACAGACATCGACCCTGAGCGGCGCAGTGTCGCACTCGCCTCCGGTGGTTCCGTCACTTATGACTACCTCGTGGTCTCTCCCGGCATCCAGTTGGACTGGGAGCCGGGCATGTTCGGGGTCAAGGTGTTCGCCGACGAGCTTGAGCGGGTGGTGGCCAAGTACGGCGTCGAACTCCGCTTCAACAGCGAGATGACCGCAGCGACATGTGGCTGCTCAAGCGCTTCGGGCTTCCGTTTATGTATTGGAACCTGA
- a CDS encoding cation:proton antiporter domain-containing protein translates to MELTTIVLIAAALFAWALVSARLQQADLTAPIVFTAVGAAMAWSGLVDAASPPAGLTPMVEVTLVWVLFSDAARLPLQQLRRDLGRYARLLGVGLPLTIVSGWVLAAWFFPQLGLWLALLVGAALAPTDAALGVPVVTNPAVPSRIRQLITVESGLNDGIATPVVMVAIAGAAAAAGLESAAAPGSAAVELLIGAAVGAAAGAVGGWLLQLARRHGTAVEDFAGIGVLALSLLAYTAALAVGGNGFVAAFCGGLAFGTCSGKRVPAELVFVEQMGGLVSLLVWLAFGAIAVPTMLAHFVPLTIVYAVLSLTVVRMLPVALASIGAGLNRDTILFVGWFGPRGLASLVFVLLALETLGPVSNEAVAVITATVLLSVLAHGFSAAPLAARYGRAAAAAGPEPGGPVPVAPAPARGLSRTHTPTPRFRPKRGRP, encoded by the coding sequence ATGGAGTTGACGACCATCGTTCTCATCGCCGCCGCGCTGTTCGCGTGGGCACTGGTTTCGGCGCGGCTGCAGCAGGCGGACCTGACCGCGCCGATTGTGTTCACCGCTGTCGGCGCGGCCATGGCCTGGTCCGGACTGGTCGACGCCGCTTCTCCCCCGGCAGGTCTCACCCCGATGGTCGAGGTCACGCTGGTGTGGGTGCTCTTCTCCGACGCCGCCCGCCTGCCCCTCCAGCAGCTGCGCCGCGACCTCGGCCGCTATGCGCGGCTGCTGGGAGTCGGCCTGCCGCTGACGATCGTGTCCGGTTGGGTTCTGGCCGCCTGGTTCTTCCCCCAGCTGGGGCTGTGGCTGGCCCTTCTCGTTGGCGCGGCGCTGGCCCCTACCGACGCCGCCCTCGGGGTCCCCGTGGTGACGAACCCGGCGGTGCCGTCACGGATCCGCCAGCTGATCACCGTCGAGAGCGGCCTCAACGATGGCATCGCCACCCCGGTGGTCATGGTCGCGATTGCCGGGGCAGCCGCCGCGGCGGGCCTGGAGAGCGCCGCGGCTCCTGGCAGCGCGGCCGTCGAGCTGCTCATCGGCGCCGCTGTCGGGGCCGCGGCCGGCGCCGTGGGTGGGTGGCTGCTGCAGTTGGCCCGCCGGCACGGGACGGCCGTCGAGGATTTCGCCGGCATCGGAGTCCTCGCCCTGAGCCTGCTCGCCTACACCGCCGCACTCGCCGTGGGCGGCAACGGATTCGTTGCCGCGTTCTGCGGCGGGCTGGCCTTCGGCACGTGCAGCGGCAAACGGGTGCCGGCTGAACTCGTCTTCGTCGAACAGATGGGCGGGCTGGTCTCACTGCTCGTGTGGCTGGCATTCGGCGCCATCGCCGTTCCGACCATGCTGGCGCATTTCGTCCCCCTGACCATTGTGTATGCGGTGCTCAGCCTCACGGTGGTGCGCATGCTGCCGGTGGCACTGGCCTCGATTGGTGCCGGCCTGAACCGGGACACCATCCTGTTCGTGGGATGGTTCGGTCCCCGCGGCCTGGCTTCCCTCGTGTTCGTCCTCCTGGCGCTGGAAACCCTCGGACCAGTGTCCAATGAGGCCGTGGCCGTCATTACAGCCACCGTGCTGCTCAGCGTCCTGGCCCATGGATTCAGCGCCGCGCCGTTGGCCGCCCGCTACGGACGGGCCGCTGCCGCAGCGGGACCGGAACCCGGCGGCCCGGTGCCGGTCGCCCCCGCACCCGCCCGCGGCCTGAGCCGCACGCACACGCCCACTCCCCGTTTTCGACCCAAGCGGGGCCGGCCCTAG
- a CDS encoding benzaldehyde dehydrogenase, whose protein sequence is MTVSDVILDTFLDSGRWDGKINIAGWTEGSGGSRDVIEPATGMVLGRFGVATAADVGRAATVAAEAQRAWAATRPEERAAILRRAGQLWEEHAEEIQRWIIRESGGIPAKAALETHIAANECYEAAALPSHPAGEVLTSNEARWSFARRRPAGVVSVIAPFNFPLILSIRSVAPALALGNAVLLKPDPRTAVCGGVALMRVFEEAGLPAGVLSLLPGGAETGAAVVEAPEVRVVSFTGSTAAGRKVGEAAARHLKRAHLELGGNNALIVLPGADVAKAASAGAFGSFMHQGQICMTTGRHLVHESVYDAYVAALSEKAAHLPVGDPASGEVALGPIIDEPQLNRIHSIVEEAVQAGARIAAGGTHEGLFYRPTVLADLSPDNPAFAEEIFGPVAPVVKFSTLDEAVELVNANEYGLSVGILGEVGAAMTIADRVHSGKVHINEQTVLDEANAPFGGVGASGTGSRFGGATANIEAFTEVQWLTMRSDIAPYPF, encoded by the coding sequence ATGACTGTCTCCGACGTTATTCTCGACACCTTCCTCGATTCCGGCCGCTGGGACGGAAAAATCAACATCGCCGGCTGGACCGAAGGATCCGGCGGAAGCCGGGATGTCATTGAGCCGGCCACGGGCATGGTCCTGGGCCGTTTCGGTGTCGCCACGGCTGCCGACGTCGGTCGCGCCGCCACCGTGGCCGCCGAAGCCCAGCGCGCGTGGGCTGCCACACGACCGGAGGAACGGGCCGCCATCCTGCGCCGCGCCGGCCAGCTCTGGGAGGAGCACGCCGAGGAAATCCAGCGCTGGATCATCCGCGAAAGCGGCGGTATCCCGGCCAAGGCCGCCCTGGAAACGCACATCGCAGCCAACGAATGCTACGAGGCCGCAGCGCTGCCGTCGCACCCGGCCGGAGAAGTTCTGACCTCCAATGAGGCGCGCTGGTCATTCGCGCGGCGCCGCCCCGCCGGCGTCGTGTCCGTGATCGCGCCCTTCAACTTCCCCCTGATCCTGTCCATCCGCTCGGTAGCACCGGCCCTGGCGCTGGGCAACGCCGTGCTGCTGAAGCCGGACCCCCGCACCGCGGTGTGCGGCGGTGTTGCGCTGATGCGGGTCTTCGAGGAAGCCGGCCTGCCCGCTGGCGTTCTCTCGCTCCTTCCCGGCGGCGCCGAGACGGGCGCCGCCGTCGTCGAGGCCCCTGAAGTCCGGGTGGTGTCCTTCACCGGTTCGACGGCGGCGGGCCGCAAGGTGGGCGAGGCCGCGGCCCGGCACCTCAAGCGCGCGCACCTTGAGCTCGGCGGCAATAACGCGCTGATCGTGCTGCCGGGCGCGGACGTCGCGAAGGCCGCCTCCGCGGGCGCGTTCGGCTCCTTTATGCACCAGGGCCAGATCTGCATGACGACCGGCCGGCACCTTGTCCACGAGTCCGTCTACGATGCCTATGTGGCGGCCCTCAGCGAAAAGGCCGCCCATCTCCCGGTCGGCGACCCGGCCAGCGGTGAGGTGGCCTTGGGGCCGATCATCGACGAGCCACAACTCAACCGCATCCACTCGATCGTCGAAGAGGCCGTCCAGGCCGGCGCCCGGATAGCGGCGGGCGGAACCCACGAGGGGCTGTTCTACCGGCCCACGGTGCTGGCGGATCTCAGCCCGGACAACCCGGCGTTCGCCGAGGAAATCTTTGGCCCGGTCGCCCCGGTGGTCAAGTTCTCCACCCTCGACGAGGCGGTGGAACTCGTCAACGCCAACGAATACGGCCTCTCCGTCGGAATCCTTGGCGAAGTGGGCGCAGCAATGACAATCGCCGACCGGGTGCACTCCGGCAAGGTGCACATCAACGAACAAACCGTCCTGGACGAAGCCAACGCACCTTTCGGCGGCGTGGGCGCCTCCGGCACCGGCTCGCGGTTCGGCGGGGCCACGGCGAACATCGAGGCCTTCACCGAAGTCCAGTGGCTCACCATGCGTTCAGACATCGCGCCGTACCCGTTCTAG